The following proteins are co-located in the Brevibacillus laterosporus DSM 25 genome:
- a CDS encoding ABC transporter ATP-binding protein has translation MVEDLLVVNRLKKYYPITGGVFAKEIGAVKAVDDVSFHVKRGETLGLVGESGCGKSTTGRSILRLIEPTSGEVLFEGKDVARMKREEVREIRKDMQIIFQDPFASLNPRHTVGKILEEPLIVHGVNSSKERSKRVHELLEVVGLSTYHVGRYPHQFSGGQRQRIGIARALILNPKLIVADEPVSALDVSVQSQVLNLMQDLQKEYNLTYLFIAHDLSVVRHISDRVGVMYLGRIAEIADKDELYANPHHPYTKALLSAVPVADPDKKQERIILQGDLPSPANPPSGCTFHTRCPHVMDVCREKRPEMLKLREDHLVACHLYS, from the coding sequence TTGGTGGAGGATTTATTAGTAGTTAATCGTCTGAAAAAATATTACCCAATCACGGGTGGAGTTTTTGCCAAGGAAATTGGTGCTGTAAAAGCAGTTGATGATGTTTCTTTTCATGTTAAGAGAGGCGAAACCCTAGGATTGGTAGGAGAGAGCGGCTGTGGCAAGTCTACAACAGGTAGATCTATTCTCCGATTAATAGAACCAACCAGTGGCGAAGTGTTGTTTGAAGGAAAAGATGTCGCCAGGATGAAAAGGGAGGAAGTGCGGGAGATTCGAAAGGATATGCAAATTATCTTTCAGGATCCGTTTGCATCTCTAAATCCACGACATACAGTTGGAAAAATTTTAGAAGAACCTTTGATTGTCCATGGTGTCAATTCCTCAAAAGAACGAAGTAAGCGTGTTCATGAATTACTAGAGGTAGTTGGTTTATCGACTTATCATGTTGGACGTTATCCCCATCAATTTAGTGGAGGACAGCGTCAGCGAATCGGAATTGCTCGTGCCCTGATTTTAAATCCCAAATTAATTGTGGCTGATGAGCCAGTATCAGCCTTGGATGTATCTGTTCAATCACAAGTGCTTAATCTCATGCAGGATTTACAAAAAGAATATAACCTGACGTACCTGTTCATTGCTCATGATCTGAGTGTGGTTCGGCACATCAGTGATCGTGTAGGTGTAATGTATTTGGGCCGCATTGCGGAGATTGCGGATAAAGATGAGCTATACGCTAATCCACATCACCCTTATACAAAGGCATTGTTATCAGCGGTTCCTGTAGCAGATCCTGATAAAAAGCAGGAAAGGATTATTTTGCAAGGTGATTTACCAAGTCCAGCTAATCCACCGTCTGGTTGTACATTTCATACACGATGTCCACATGTGATGGACGTGTGCAGGGAAAAACGTCCTGAGATGCTCAAATTAAGGGAAGATCATCTGGTAGCTTGTCACTTATATAGTTAA
- a CDS encoding metal ABC transporter permease, with amino-acid sequence MNSFWIILTGSLVAATCGFLGCFLILRRMAMLGDAISHAILPGIALAFLITSSRETLPMLIGAGSFGLLTVFLIQLFRNSGVKSDAAIGVTFTALFSIGVVIISLFSSQVDLDLDCVLYGEIAYVPWDTLTIGDLELGPRAIWGIGIVFLVSLLVISLFYKQFKLCTFDPAMAAAIGIPVALFHYLLMGLVSMATVASFESVGAILVVAMLVVPGATAYLLTDRLPVMLGLSMLIGVLCSALGYALATWLDSSIAGAMTVIAGLLFALAFVFSPRYGLISKLLARRSLRVSEQE; translated from the coding sequence ATGAACAGTTTTTGGATTATTTTAACTGGATCATTGGTAGCCGCGACATGCGGCTTCCTCGGTTGTTTTCTTATTTTAAGACGAATGGCTATGCTAGGTGATGCGATAAGTCATGCTATTCTGCCTGGTATTGCCCTAGCATTTCTTATTACCAGTAGTCGAGAAACGTTACCTATGCTAATCGGTGCGGGGTCATTTGGCCTTCTGACTGTCTTTTTGATTCAACTTTTTCGTAACAGTGGTGTTAAATCAGATGCGGCTATCGGGGTAACATTTACCGCTCTCTTTTCCATTGGGGTGGTTATAATCTCCCTGTTTAGTTCGCAAGTCGATCTAGATTTGGATTGTGTACTATATGGAGAAATCGCATATGTACCGTGGGATACGCTAACGATTGGTGATTTGGAGCTGGGTCCAAGGGCAATCTGGGGAATTGGAATCGTCTTTTTAGTCAGCCTGTTGGTGATCTCTCTCTTTTACAAACAATTTAAGCTCTGCACATTCGATCCTGCAATGGCAGCAGCTATTGGTATTCCGGTCGCCTTGTTCCACTATCTCTTAATGGGACTTGTCTCCATGGCCACTGTCGCCTCTTTTGAAAGCGTTGGTGCCATCTTGGTTGTTGCCATGCTTGTTGTGCCCGGAGCAACCGCCTACCTGCTGACAGACCGTTTACCTGTCATGCTGGGGTTAAGTATGCTGATCGGAGTTCTATGCTCTGCACTCGGTTATGCATTGGCAACTTGGTTGGATAGCTCTATCGCTGGCGCTATGACAGTAATCGCAGGACTATTATTCGCCCTAGCCTTTGTATTCTCGCCACGATATGGTCTTATCTCTAAGCTACTTGCCCGCCGTAGCTTACGTGTATCCGAGCAGGAATAG
- a CDS encoding MFS transporter — protein MNKRVYLLTIVSFVVGMVELIIGGILDLVATDLGVSLGKAGFLITMFSLVFAISAPILLTLTSGVERKRLTMISLLVFLIGNVIAVISPTYSMLLLARIISAVSGSLLVVLCVTIASSIVTIPYRARAIGVVFMGISASLVLGVPIGLMIGNAFGWRAPFILISILTILSLTGVHFFMDRIEPKPSIPIWKQLGTLKNRKVLFTQLTSFLFLAGHLTLYAYLTPFLKMKLGLDGDWVSIVYVIFGIAAVFGGGFGGFLADRFGTKRTILSVISIFALTIFMIPYTTFALPLFLVVMIIWSMLSWAITPALQSYLIEAAPESSDIQQSLNNSALHFGIAFGSFIGGIVIERASIDWNATVGGLIILLALGTAVFSMAKASRVTVSLSRQ, from the coding sequence ATGAATAAACGAGTTTATTTGCTAACAATTGTCTCTTTTGTTGTAGGGATGGTTGAATTGATTATAGGTGGTATTTTAGATTTAGTAGCCACTGATTTAGGGGTGAGTCTTGGTAAAGCAGGATTTTTGATTACAATGTTTTCACTTGTATTTGCCATTTCAGCTCCTATTCTATTAACATTAACCTCAGGAGTAGAACGAAAACGTTTAACCATGATTTCTTTATTAGTATTCCTTATCGGTAACGTAATAGCAGTCATCAGTCCAACCTATAGTATGTTGTTACTTGCACGTATCATATCGGCTGTAAGTGGTTCTCTGCTAGTTGTTTTATGTGTTACAATCGCATCAAGCATCGTGACTATACCATACCGGGCTCGTGCTATAGGAGTCGTATTTATGGGAATCAGTGCCTCTCTTGTGCTTGGCGTACCCATTGGATTAATGATAGGTAATGCCTTTGGTTGGCGAGCTCCTTTTATACTAATTTCTATATTGACCATACTTTCTTTAACTGGTGTGCATTTCTTCATGGATCGAATTGAACCAAAGCCTTCTATTCCGATTTGGAAACAGTTAGGCACATTGAAAAATCGTAAAGTATTATTTACTCAATTGACGTCGTTTTTGTTCTTAGCAGGTCATTTAACGTTATATGCGTATCTAACTCCATTTTTAAAAATGAAGCTAGGACTAGATGGGGATTGGGTAAGTATTGTATATGTCATTTTTGGTATTGCTGCCGTATTTGGCGGAGGTTTTGGTGGCTTTCTTGCTGATCGATTCGGTACAAAACGCACCATTCTATCTGTTATTTCTATCTTTGCTTTGACAATCTTTATGATTCCCTACACTACCTTCGCTTTACCGCTATTCTTAGTAGTGATGATTATCTGGAGCATGTTGAGTTGGGCAATCACTCCGGCATTACAAAGCTATTTAATTGAAGCTGCTCCAGAATCTTCTGATATACAACAAAGCTTAAACAATTCTGCTCTTCATTTTGGGATTGCTTTTGGCTCCTTTATTGGTGGAATCGTCATTGAGAGAGCATCCATTGATTGGAATGCTACTGTGGGTGGGCTAATCATTTTGTTAGCTTTAGGAACAGCTGTCTTCTCAATGGCTAAAGCTAGTCGTGTCACAGTATCGTTATCTAGACAATAG
- a CDS encoding TrmB family transcriptional regulator yields MLQQFGFTQYESQVYQALITVDQPLDATGIVKGSNVPRSKVYEVLHRLSEKGMILESTIEKKRLYTALPIESIIEKLKADFETNVQKLRTTQKKEAPKDDRVWTLKDNHSIQSLLKDLLQQAKQSVFISGWADDLASFLPILEQKYAEGITVNIHVIGEFSTTIPTVSTLIPDVQHASLERSRILIVDEQELLFAGIEDSKWQAIRTGSRPLVKFFTEFFYHDVALTEITQKYRDTVMKDQAIRDVLLNLRY; encoded by the coding sequence ATGCTTCAACAATTCGGTTTTACACAATATGAAAGTCAGGTTTATCAAGCTCTTATAACAGTTGATCAGCCATTAGATGCAACAGGTATCGTCAAGGGATCGAATGTCCCGCGTTCAAAAGTATACGAAGTCCTTCATCGCTTGTCTGAAAAGGGAATGATCCTTGAATCGACAATCGAAAAAAAACGGTTGTATACGGCTCTTCCCATTGAGTCTATCATTGAAAAACTAAAAGCTGATTTTGAAACGAATGTTCAAAAATTAAGAACCACACAAAAAAAAGAAGCACCTAAAGATGACAGAGTATGGACATTAAAAGATAATCATTCGATCCAATCCTTGCTAAAGGATCTGCTACAACAAGCCAAGCAATCGGTTTTTATTTCGGGATGGGCTGATGATTTGGCTTCTTTTCTCCCCATTTTAGAGCAAAAATATGCCGAGGGTATTACCGTTAATATTCATGTGATTGGTGAATTCTCAACTACGATTCCTACGGTATCTACGTTAATTCCTGATGTACAGCACGCAAGTTTAGAGAGAAGCCGTATCCTTATCGTAGATGAACAGGAATTACTTTTTGCAGGAATAGAAGATAGTAAGTGGCAAGCTATCCGTACAGGATCGCGTCCCTTAGTGAAGTTCTTTACCGAGTTTTTCTATCATGATGTCGCCTTAACTGAAATAACACAAAAATATCGGGATACCGTGATGAAAGATCAGGCTATTCGAGATGTATTGTTAAATTTAAGGTATTAG
- a CDS encoding NUDIX hydrolase produces METELLAIFDESHNQVGSASRAEVHSQGLWHETFHCWFISTENGIDYIHFQIRSEQKKDFPSLLDITAAGHLLAHETIHDGIREVEEELGIHVSFNDLVSVGVIKNCIIQNGFIDKELSHVFLYQSKHAMSDYTLQPEEVSGMVKAEFAGFCELWLRDIQKVLVEGFEKNTKGESIPLQKMVGKDDFVPHEKAYFESVIHSITQYLSETKD; encoded by the coding sequence ATGGAAACAGAATTGCTTGCCATTTTTGATGAGTCTCACAATCAGGTAGGTTCAGCTTCACGTGCAGAGGTTCATAGTCAAGGTCTTTGGCATGAAACGTTTCATTGTTGGTTTATTAGTACTGAAAATGGAATTGACTATATTCATTTTCAAATCAGAAGTGAACAGAAAAAGGATTTCCCCTCTCTACTGGATATTACAGCTGCTGGTCATTTACTGGCTCACGAAACGATTCACGATGGAATAAGAGAAGTAGAGGAAGAATTAGGTATTCATGTCTCTTTCAATGATTTAGTATCAGTAGGTGTCATAAAGAACTGCATTATACAAAATGGATTTATTGATAAAGAATTAAGTCACGTATTTCTTTACCAAAGTAAGCATGCAATGAGTGATTATACACTCCAACCAGAGGAGGTTTCTGGTATGGTAAAAGCTGAATTTGCTGGATTTTGTGAGCTCTGGTTACGTGACATACAGAAAGTACTCGTTGAGGGTTTTGAAAAGAATACGAAGGGTGAGAGTATCCCTCTACAAAAAATGGTGGGCAAAGACGATTTTGTTCCTCATGAGAAGGCTTATTTTGAGAGTGTAATTCACTCCATAACACAATATCTTTCTGAAACAAAGGATTAA
- a CDS encoding ABC transporter permease gives MLAYTIRRLLMLIPVFLGMSIIVFSIIHAIPGDPALTILGEKASPSAVEELREQLGLNHPWYVQYFSYLKDVITGNLGVSLHTKAAIAKEIVPYLSATTELAIISLLFALIVGINAGIISAWKQNSWFDYVCMLIALIGVSMPVFWLGLMEQWFFAQELKWLPSVGRDNPRDAFEAITHFYMLDTILAGRWDQFKDVILHLILPGIALGTIPMAIFARITRSSMLEVMRSDYIRTARAKGLAQFFVVYKHALKNALIPILTVIGLQLGMLLGGAILTETIFGWPGIGRYIYTAIGNRDYPVIQSGILVIAFIFVLINLIVDLLYAYVDPRIKYR, from the coding sequence TTGCTAGCTTACACTATACGACGATTGCTCATGCTGATCCCTGTGTTTTTGGGCATGTCCATTATCGTGTTTTCCATTATTCACGCCATCCCCGGGGACCCAGCCTTAACGATTTTAGGAGAGAAGGCGAGTCCGAGTGCCGTTGAAGAGCTACGTGAACAATTGGGATTAAATCATCCATGGTACGTTCAATATTTTTCCTATCTAAAAGATGTGATTACAGGTAATTTAGGCGTATCACTCCATACCAAAGCAGCTATTGCCAAGGAGATCGTTCCTTATCTATCTGCTACTACAGAGTTAGCTATTATTAGCTTGTTGTTCGCTCTTATTGTAGGGATTAATGCCGGAATTATATCTGCTTGGAAACAAAACTCTTGGTTTGACTATGTCTGCATGCTAATTGCTTTAATTGGTGTTTCTATGCCCGTGTTTTGGCTCGGTTTAATGGAGCAATGGTTTTTTGCACAAGAATTGAAATGGTTGCCTTCAGTAGGGCGAGATAATCCACGTGATGCTTTTGAGGCCATTACTCATTTCTATATGCTCGATACGATATTGGCAGGGAGATGGGACCAATTCAAGGATGTGATTTTGCACCTTATCTTACCTGGTATTGCACTAGGAACCATTCCAATGGCAATCTTTGCTCGAATTACCCGTTCAAGCATGCTGGAAGTGATGCGTTCTGATTACATTCGTACCGCCCGAGCTAAAGGCTTGGCCCAGTTTTTCGTGGTGTACAAGCACGCTTTAAAAAATGCCCTGATTCCTATATTGACAGTGATTGGCTTACAATTAGGAATGCTTTTAGGCGGTGCAATTCTGACGGAGACTATTTTTGGCTGGCCGGGGATTGGGCGTTACATTTATACAGCGATCGGTAACCGTGACTATCCTGTTATCCAATCCGGCATTCTTGTGATTGCCTTCATTTTCGTATTGATCAACTTGATTGTAGATTTACTCTATGCATATGTTGATCCACGTATTAAATATCGCTAA
- a CDS encoding ABC transporter substrate-binding protein → MKKRKLIAALSGIMAFSVALTGCGGNTNNAAKQGETKTSETKKEDKKGGKTLIVGRGGDSVGLDPITITDGESARVTENIMETLVKYKKENTEVIPGLAEKWDITPDGKEYTFHLRKGVTFHDGTPFNAEAVKFNFERWMDKNNPYHDKEGYEYYNDMFGGYKGDKDHVIASVDVKDEYTVVLTLNRPLAPLMQNLGMFPFAIASPDAVKKGTKEFNEKPVGTGPFKFEKWNRNDSITISKNTDYWQKGLPKLDKVIFKVIPDNSARLTALTSGEIDIMDGLNPDDAKSVKENKDLQLFVRPSMNAGWLGFNIEKKPLDNVKVRQAMGHAVDKQGMIEAFYSGFAQPATNPLPPSIWSHNDQIKDREYNLEKAKQLLTEAGYPNGFKVKFWAMPVPRPYIINGQKMAEAIQQDFKKIGIDAEIVSMDWATYLDKTKKGEQELYLLGWTGDNGDPDNFLNNHFNKNNIGGSNRSFYKDEKVTDLLVKAQSEVDVAKRTEIYNEVQQIIFDQAILIPLVHSTPPIAAKATVKGYVPHPKGNESLEEVDIE, encoded by the coding sequence ATGAAGAAAAGGAAGCTGATAGCAGCTCTTTCAGGAATAATGGCTTTTTCTGTAGCATTAACCGGGTGTGGCGGTAATACAAATAACGCCGCTAAACAGGGTGAAACGAAGACATCAGAAACAAAAAAAGAAGATAAAAAAGGTGGAAAAACCTTAATTGTAGGTCGGGGTGGAGATTCTGTAGGCCTTGATCCCATCACAATTACCGATGGAGAGTCAGCACGTGTTACTGAGAACATTATGGAAACATTAGTGAAATACAAAAAAGAAAATACGGAAGTAATACCAGGACTTGCTGAAAAGTGGGACATTACCCCAGATGGTAAGGAATATACTTTCCATTTGCGAAAAGGTGTTACATTCCACGATGGTACACCTTTTAATGCAGAAGCTGTTAAATTTAACTTTGAGCGTTGGATGGATAAAAACAATCCATACCACGATAAAGAAGGCTATGAATATTACAATGACATGTTCGGCGGCTATAAGGGTGACAAGGATCATGTCATCGCTTCTGTAGATGTGAAAGATGAGTACACTGTGGTCCTTACATTAAATCGCCCTCTAGCACCTCTCATGCAGAATTTAGGCATGTTCCCGTTTGCTATCGCTTCACCAGATGCTGTGAAGAAGGGGACAAAGGAATTTAATGAGAAGCCTGTTGGAACTGGTCCATTCAAATTTGAAAAATGGAACCGCAATGATAGTATTACTATTTCGAAAAATACAGATTATTGGCAAAAAGGTCTTCCCAAGCTAGACAAGGTTATTTTTAAAGTGATTCCAGATAACTCTGCTCGTTTAACAGCGCTTACATCCGGTGAGATAGATATTATGGATGGTTTAAATCCTGATGATGCCAAATCTGTGAAAGAAAATAAAGACCTACAGTTATTTGTACGTCCTTCTATGAATGCTGGGTGGTTAGGTTTTAACATTGAGAAAAAACCGTTGGATAACGTGAAAGTGCGCCAAGCAATGGGGCATGCCGTAGATAAACAAGGAATGATTGAGGCCTTCTACAGCGGTTTCGCCCAGCCTGCTACCAATCCATTACCACCTTCTATTTGGAGCCATAACGATCAGATTAAGGATCGTGAATATAACCTAGAAAAAGCGAAGCAATTATTGACAGAGGCAGGTTATCCAAATGGTTTCAAAGTGAAATTCTGGGCGATGCCAGTACCTCGTCCATACATTATTAATGGACAAAAAATGGCAGAAGCAATACAACAGGACTTTAAGAAAATTGGTATTGATGCCGAGATCGTTTCCATGGATTGGGCAACTTATCTAGATAAAACCAAAAAAGGGGAGCAGGAGCTTTATCTACTTGGTTGGACGGGAGATAATGGCGACCCTGACAACTTCTTAAACAACCACTTTAATAAAAATAACATAGGCGGTAGTAACCGTTCGTTTTACAAGGATGAGAAAGTTACTGACCTACTTGTGAAAGCACAATCTGAAGTAGACGTGGCAAAACGTACTGAGATATACAACGAAGTTCAACAAATCATCTTTGATCAAGCTATTCTTATTCCATTGGTGCACTCGACGCCTCCAATCGCAGCAAAAGCAACCGTTAAAGGCTATGTCCCGCATCCAAAAGGTAATGAAAGTTTAGAAGAGGTAGATATCGAATAA
- a CDS encoding ABC transporter permease translates to MQVVPSKEQVEKSTSPWRDAWRTLRKNKMALLGFGIIIFFVLIAILAPLITTYPFDEGALKERNMPPSAEHWFGTDYNGRDVYTRVVYGAQISLWVGTFSVVGSIIMGTLLGLIAGYYGRWIDMLISRTFDIILAFPSILLAIAIVAILGPSLQNALMAIAIINVPTYGRLVRSKVLSLKEEEFIMAAKAIGMKDARIITQHLLPNSIAPIIVTGTLGIATAILEAAALGFLGLGAQPPQPEWGKMLADSREYIQQAPWTVVFPGLSIVLTVLGFNLIGDGLRDALDPRMKN, encoded by the coding sequence ATGCAAGTTGTTCCTTCTAAAGAGCAAGTTGAAAAATCAACGTCTCCTTGGCGAGATGCCTGGCGAACGTTACGGAAAAATAAGATGGCTTTGTTAGGGTTTGGGATCATCATCTTCTTTGTTCTCATTGCAATTCTTGCTCCTCTTATCACTACGTATCCTTTTGATGAAGGTGCCTTAAAAGAGAGAAATATGCCGCCTTCTGCCGAGCATTGGTTTGGAACGGATTATAATGGTCGAGACGTATATACTCGTGTAGTATATGGAGCACAAATCTCTTTATGGGTAGGAACGTTCTCGGTAGTAGGCTCTATCATCATGGGAACGCTGCTTGGACTGATTGCTGGCTACTATGGAAGATGGATTGACATGCTTATCTCTCGTACATTTGATATCATTTTAGCCTTCCCTAGCATTTTGTTAGCCATTGCGATCGTTGCTATTCTAGGGCCTTCTCTACAGAATGCACTTATGGCTATTGCGATTATCAATGTTCCTACTTATGGACGGTTGGTACGTTCGAAGGTACTTAGTTTAAAAGAAGAGGAATTTATTATGGCTGCTAAAGCTATTGGAATGAAGGATGCTCGGATTATTACACAACACCTATTACCCAATAGCATAGCTCCAATTATTGTGACGGGGACCTTGGGTATCGCAACCGCTATTTTGGAAGCGGCTGCGCTTGGATTCCTTGGACTTGGAGCACAACCCCCGCAACCAGAATGGGGTAAAATGCTGGCTGACTCCCGTGAATACATCCAGCAGGCACCTTGGACTGTTGTCTTTCCTGGCCTGTCCATTGTGCTGACCGTTCTTGGATTTAATCTGATAGGTGATGGATTGCGAGATGCATTAGATCCGCGGATGAAGAATTAG
- a CDS encoding ABC transporter ATP-binding protein has product MTQKILHIENLETHFFTDRGRVPAVDRITLSINQGEVLGIVGESGCGKSVTSLSVMRLVPNPPGKIVGGNILFKGENLLTASEKRMREIRGNEIAMIFQEPMTSLNPVYKIGDQIREAVILHKRVSKKEATKRAIDMLKCVGIPRAEEIIHEYPHQLSGGMRQRVMIAMAMACSPQLLIADEPTTALDVTIQAQILDLMRSLNEDMGTAIMLITHDLGVVAEMCHRVVVMYSGNVVEEGDVRNILKNPKHPYTQGLLQSIPHLEEKKERLYSIPGNVPPPGTIKEGCRFAPRCEHVMDKCRIAMPELLEVGTGHRARCFQHE; this is encoded by the coding sequence TTGACGCAAAAGATTTTACACATTGAGAATCTAGAGACCCATTTTTTTACGGATCGTGGACGAGTTCCGGCCGTTGATCGAATTACTTTATCTATCAATCAAGGTGAAGTGTTAGGTATTGTGGGCGAGTCAGGCTGTGGCAAGAGCGTTACATCACTTTCCGTCATGCGATTAGTACCTAATCCTCCAGGAAAAATTGTGGGCGGTAACATTTTGTTTAAGGGTGAGAATCTTTTAACTGCTAGTGAAAAACGAATGCGTGAGATTCGTGGAAATGAAATCGCCATGATTTTTCAGGAGCCAATGACCTCTCTGAACCCTGTTTACAAAATTGGGGACCAGATTAGAGAAGCAGTCATCCTACACAAAAGGGTTTCTAAAAAAGAAGCAACAAAGCGTGCCATCGATATGCTAAAATGTGTGGGAATTCCCCGTGCGGAGGAAATTATTCATGAGTATCCGCATCAATTATCTGGCGGTATGCGTCAGCGGGTCATGATTGCGATGGCGATGGCCTGTAGTCCGCAGCTATTGATTGCAGACGAGCCTACTACCGCTCTTGATGTTACCATTCAGGCCCAGATACTTGACTTGATGCGCAGTCTAAATGAGGATATGGGGACCGCAATCATGTTGATCACCCATGACCTGGGTGTGGTGGCAGAAATGTGCCACAGAGTGGTTGTTATGTATAGCGGAAATGTGGTGGAAGAAGGAGATGTCAGAAATATTCTGAAAAATCCGAAACACCCATATACGCAAGGCTTACTTCAATCCATTCCGCATTTAGAAGAAAAGAAGGAGCGCCTTTACTCTATTCCAGGTAATGTTCCACCCCCAGGCACTATTAAAGAAGGCTGCCGGTTTGCACCGCGTTGTGAGCATGTAATGGACAAATGTCGGATAGCGATGCCAGAGCTGCTGGAAGTGGGCACAGGACATCGAGCGCGTTGCTTTCAACATGAATAA
- a CDS encoding M24 family metallopeptidase: protein MDQRRLTQLRSFMEEQQTEAILVTLPMHVYYLTGFFTDPHERFMGLVIPADGEPVLIVPALDRNAAEAASSVQKIMTHTDTDNPFQILKQSLPQNIKSLAVEKSHLTVSIYEAMVKELDAPTYIDVEEPLRQMRLIKSVDEVARIKRACETIEEVLRQCLPKVKVGVTEAEIVAELEFLMKKLGSQGPSFSTMVLSGPNSALPHGKPGSRKIDNGEFLLFDMGVLQDGYISDITRTFAVGEINDKQKEVYQTVLAANLAAIEATRPGVVLADLDQVARQVIADKGYGEYFTHRLGHGMGMDVHEYPSVHGANQDKLVSGMVFTIEPGIYLPEVGGVRIEDDVLVTDTGVEILTSYPKELQIIGV, encoded by the coding sequence GTGGATCAAAGACGTCTTACTCAACTTCGTTCTTTCATGGAAGAACAACAAACGGAAGCTATTCTCGTTACTCTTCCTATGCATGTATATTATTTGACAGGGTTTTTTACAGATCCGCACGAACGGTTTATGGGACTTGTAATCCCTGCTGATGGAGAACCGGTATTAATCGTACCTGCGTTAGACCGTAATGCAGCTGAAGCGGCTTCTAGCGTACAAAAAATTATGACACATACAGACACGGATAATCCGTTTCAGATTTTAAAGCAGTCCCTACCACAGAATATCAAGAGCTTGGCTGTGGAGAAGAGTCATTTGACTGTTTCTATCTATGAAGCGATGGTCAAAGAATTAGATGCTCCTACATATATAGATGTGGAAGAGCCGTTGCGCCAAATGCGTTTAATAAAGTCGGTTGATGAAGTGGCTCGGATTAAGCGAGCATGTGAAACAATTGAGGAAGTTCTACGGCAATGCCTACCAAAAGTAAAAGTAGGTGTAACAGAAGCCGAGATTGTAGCAGAGCTAGAATTCCTGATGAAAAAATTAGGCTCTCAAGGTCCTTCGTTTTCTACTATGGTGTTAAGCGGTCCTAATTCAGCGCTACCACATGGGAAGCCAGGTAGCCGTAAGATTGATAACGGGGAGTTCCTATTGTTTGACATGGGTGTGCTACAAGACGGCTATATCTCTGATATTACACGGACATTTGCTGTGGGAGAGATTAATGACAAGCAAAAAGAAGTGTATCAAACGGTATTAGCAGCGAATCTAGCAGCGATTGAAGCTACACGTCCAGGTGTTGTACTAGCTGATTTAGACCAGGTAGCGCGTCAAGTTATTGCAGATAAGGGGTATGGTGAGTATTTTACCCATCGCTTAGGTCATGGTATGGGTATGGATGTACACGAATACCCTTCTGTACATGGGGCAAACCAGGATAAATTGGTAAGTGGTATGGTATTTACAATTGAACCTGGAATCTATTTGCCAGAGGTTGGCGGCGTACGTATTGAAGATGACGTACTTGTAACAGATACAGGAGTAGAAATTTTAACAAGCTATCCAAAAGAGCTTCAAATCATCGGTGTGTAA